One stretch of Camelus bactrianus isolate YW-2024 breed Bactrian camel chromosome 19, ASM4877302v1, whole genome shotgun sequence DNA includes these proteins:
- the OCSTAMP gene encoding osteoclast stimulatory transmembrane protein yields the protein MAYSDWPTREECPPPWVKGWSLLAVEEFVGQGHWADTQPSNSLDRSSPNFLECRWRVWYLGLCKALALLQAAWIAFSRPVPASCGQLLTQLLLCGSLTVAAAGLTYHWLVSSLLYPLEPSAVVATICGLLVFLSLGLVPPARCLFALSVPTLGTEQGRRLLLSWSTATLAVAVVPNVLANMHAAGQVLRCVTEGSLESLLNTTHQLHMASRALGPDSQVGGQGLMLQAQDNGSAFQLHMLRVTQQVLEDFSGLESLAQGAALWSQRLVTGLLMLGLLVDSAWYLHRYLTDLRFDNIYATRQLAQQLAEVGATHLVSSPPAWLLWAARPRLSQGELLSCLLRLGLLTLLLVSTAVTVATDHVAFLLAQAAVDWAQKLPAVPITLTVKYDAAYTVLGFIPFLFNQPPPESPFLSAHHSFHWELRFTAAGCPLLPARRPHTAAPLAAGALQLVAGSTVLLETYARRLRHSIAASFFTSQEARRVRHLHARLQRRHDRLQGQQLVPGAPSCS from the exons ATGGCTTACTCTGATTGGCCCACCCGGGAAGAGTGCCCACCCCCGTGGGTAAAGGGGTGGAGCCTATTAGCAGTTGAAGAGTTTGTAGGGCAGGGGCATTGGGCAGACACACAACCCTCCAACTCTCTTGATAGAAGTTCTCCCAATTTCCTTGAGTGCAGGTGGAGAGTCTGGTACCTGGGGCTTTGCAAGGCCCTTGCCCTGCTGCAGGCCGCCTGGATTGCCTTCTCCCGGCCTGTTCCAGCCAGCTGTGGCCAGCTGCTGACCCAGCTCCTCCTGTGCGGGTCCCTGACTGTTGCTGCTGCAGGTCTGACCTACCATTGGCTGGTGTCCTCGCTGCTCTATCCTCTGGAGCCCTCGGCTGTGGTGGCCACCATCTGTGGCCTCCTAGTGTTCCTGAGCCTGGGTCTGGTGCCTCCAGCCCGCTGCCTGTTTGCGCTCAGCGTGCCCACCCTGGGCACGGAGCAGGGCCGCCGCCTGCTCCTGTCCTGGAGTACCGCCACCCTGGCCGTCGCCGTGGTGCCTAACGTCTTGGCCAACATGCACGCAGCTGGGCAGGTGCTGAGGTGTGTCACTGAGGGCTCCCTGGAGAGTCTGCTCAACACCACTCACCAGCTGCACATGGCATCCCGGGCTCTGGGCCCTGACAGCCAAGTGGGCGGCCAGGGCCTGATGCTCCAGGCCCAGGACAATGGCTCTGCCTTCCagctccacatgctcagggtCACTCAGCAGGTCCTGGAGGACTTCTCCGGCCTGGAGTCCTTGGCCCAGGGGGCAGCCCTGTGGAGTCAGCGGCTGGTCACAGGGCTCCTTATGCTGGGCCTCCTGGTGGACTCAGCCTGGTACCTCCATCGCTACCTGACTGACCTGCGGTTTGATAACATCTACGCCACACGGCAGCTGGCTCAGCAGCTGGCAGAGGTCGGGGCCACACACCTGGTGTCCTCCCCGCCAGCCTGGCTGCTCTGGGCGGCCCGGCCGAGGCTGTCCCAGGGGGAGCTGCTGAGCTGTCTCCTAAGGCTGGGTCTGCTCACCCTGCTCCTGGTGTCCACGGCTGTGACGGTGGCCACAGACCATGTGGCCTTTCTCCTGGCTCAGGCAGCTGTGGACTGGGCTcagaagctgcctgctgtgcccaTCACGCTCACGGTCAAGTACGAT gCTGCATACACAGTCCTGGGCTTCATCCCCTTCCTCTTTAACCAGCCACCTCCGGAGAGCCCCTTCCTCTCCGCCCACCACTCCTTCCACTGGGAGCTCCGCTTCACCGCCGCTGGCTGCCCGCTGCTGCCCGCCCGGCGCCCGCACACAGCCGCGCCCCTGGCCGCGGGCGCCCTGCAGCTTGTGGCTGGCTCCACCGTCCTCCTGGAGACCTATGCCCGCCGCCTGCGGCACAGCATCGCTGCCTCCTTCTTCACAAGCCAGGAGGCAAGGAGGGTCCGCCACCTTCATGCCCGGCTCCAGCGAAGACACGACAGGCTCCAAGGCCAGCAGCTGGTCCCAGGCGCTCCATCCTGCTCCTGA